The Pasteuria penetrans genome segment CATCAGTCAAATGGGGGGACAAACGATGCGCTGCTTGCCGGTACGCCTCTTCCACCCTATCATCCAACACAGGGGGGGGGGCTGAACAACCATACAGGGACTGCTTTGCCACGTGTGTCTGCCAGGCTATCCTCAACTTCTGGAGAAAAGAATCCACATCTTGCATATCCGCCGCACGCAATCCAACCCGAGCCACCTTATCACCATAGGCAGGACCAATACCCCGCCCTGTAGTCCCAATCCGATCCTGGGAACGAATTTTCTCCTCCGCGCTGTCCATCCAACAATGGGTAGACAAAATCAAATGCGCACGTTCCGAAATGAACAGGTTGTCGATGGGCTTACCCAGTGCTCCCTCCATAATCATGATTTCCTCCACAAGAGCCAACGGGTCCAAAACTACACCATTACCAATCAAACACCGCACACGGGAATGGAGGACCCCTGCCGGCAAGAGATGTAATTTATACATACCATCCGGTGTATGTACCGTATGTCCCGCGTTGTTCCCTCCCTGACAACGTACCACCATCTCCGCATGCTGTGCCAGAAAATCCGTAATCTTGCCCTTACCCTCATCACCCCACTGCATCCCCACAACAGCCACGGTTGTCACCAAAAAAAGCACATCCTTATCAGCTGGACACCCACCTAGGAATGCGAGGTCTCCAAGCTGAGAAATTTATTGTATTTTTTTAAAAATAACAGCTCTATCATCCCCGTAGGACCATTCCGCTGCTTACCAATGATAATTTCAACAATATTTTTCCTTTCCGTATCGGGATCGTAGTAGTCCTCTCGATATAAAAAAGCCACAATATCCGCATCCTGCTCGATGGAGCCTGATTCCCGCAAATCAGATAACATGGGATGCTTATTCTGTCGTTGCTCCACCGCCCTCGATAATTGCGAAAGTGCCATAACGGGGACATTGAATTCCCGCGCCATGAGTTTCAAAGAGCGCGAAATCTCAGAAATTTCTTGTTGGCGATTATCACCACCACGCCCAGTAATGAGTTGCAAATAATCGATGATGACCAAATCGACACCACGCTTTGCCTGCAAACGACGTAACTTGGCACGGATATCGAAAACCGTCACCCCAGGCGTATCATCAATGAATACGGGTGCCTCCGAAAGCACACCGATTGCCATCGCCAGTTTCACCCAGTCCTCATCCGTCAGCTTCCCTGTTCGAAAAACACCTGCATCAATGGTTCCCTCGGCCGACAACATTCGGAGAGCCAGTTGAGGAGCCGACATCTCCAACGTAAAAATGGCTACCGTCTTACCGGAGCGAACCGCCACATTCTGTGCCACATTGAGAGCCAATGCCGTTTTTCCCATGCTGGGTCGCGCTGCCAATACCAACAAATCAGAAACCTTCA includes the following:
- the dnaB gene encoding replicative DNA helicase; translation: MVVAVSAPDRVPPHDVGAEQAVLGSILLDPSVFSVVEDRLKSDDFYVNAHKVLFAAMERMAAQARAIDPTTLLSWLRDRDQVEEAGGVEYLSQVVGCMPTTAHVDHYARRVEELALVRRLIATGTGIVRSAYEPFDDATHLLDTAEQAIMNLSRHTGRGGLVPLHEVLVTSYAQIEELQEDPMGLRGTPTGFIDLDQMVSGLKVSDLLVLAARPSMGKTALALNVAQNVAVRSGKTVAIFTLEMSAPQLALRMLSAEGTIDAGVFRTGKLTDEDWVKLAMAIGVLSEAPVFIDDTPGVTVFDIRAKLRRLQAKRGVDLVIIDYLQLITGRGGDNRQQEISEISRSLKLMAREFNVPVMALSQLSRAVEQRQNKHPMLSDLRESGSIEQDADIVAFLYREDYYDPDTERKNIVEIIIGKQRNGPTGMIELLFLKKYNKFLSLETSHS